A genome region from Syntrophorhabdaceae bacterium includes the following:
- a CDS encoding LapA family protein has product MSALVLIIILLAIVTIFSVQNAAIVTISFIFWKFEASLAIVIFLSVLLGVIVGSIIVLSIRASKKKQIDTGNTTKDNMGAST; this is encoded by the coding sequence ATGAGCGCATTGGTCCTGATAATAATTCTTCTGGCGATAGTTACTATATTTTCAGTTCAGAATGCCGCGATAGTTACTATTTCATTCATTTTCTGGAAATTCGAGGCATCTCTCGCGATAGTGATATTTCTCTCTGTGCTGCTTGGCGTCATCGTAGGCAGCATAATTGTCCTCTCCATTCGGGCATCAAAGAAGAAACAGATCGATACGGGGAACACCACAAAAGATAACATGGGAGCTTCTACATGA